One region of Sylvia atricapilla isolate bSylAtr1 chromosome Z, bSylAtr1.pri, whole genome shotgun sequence genomic DNA includes:
- the MSMP gene encoding prostate-associated microseminoprotein, with protein sequence MAMQAQKMRCAWGKLCLLLSLLLQLPGSQAKCYFQAKAPCEYEGKQFSLGESWLSTNCLLCTCLHPIGVGCCETTQHPIDFPDWCEAHYDSQTCQISVVQKANPSLPCVKSVEHEWGSAGTPEPLVNKVLGAGLSR encoded by the exons ATGGCCATGCAAGCACAGAAGATGAGGTGTGCTTGGGGCAAGCTTTGCctgcttctttccctcctcctccagctgccgGGCTCCCAGGCCAAATGCTACTTCCAGGCTAAAG ctccctgtgagTATGAAGGGAAACAGTTCTCCCTTGGAGAATCGTGGCTGAGCACCAACTGCCTGCTCTGCACCTGCCTACACCCCATTGGTGTGGGCTGCTGCGAGAC cacccagcaccCAATTGACTTTCCTGACTGGTGCGAGGCCCACTACGACTCACAGACCTGCCAGATCTCAGTAGTGCAGAAGGCCAACCCCAGCCTGCCGTGCGTGAAGAGCGTGGAGCACGAGTGGGGCTCGGCCGGGACCCCCGAACCGCTGGTGAACAAGGTCCTGGGTGCGGGGCTGAGCAGATAG
- the RGP1 gene encoding RAB6A-GEF complex partner protein 2 isoform X2 gives MIEVLAKLGRGPVFLAGEVLDCVITFTNPLSASSTSASSEMLAWASAQIHCQFHASENRVALPPSDGSKHDVQAENETVFVPNRGERGQCILSTPPKILFCDLRLDPGESKSYSYCETLPVDGPPSFRGQSVKYVYKLTIGCQRVNSPIKLLRVPFRVLVLHGLKDYQFPQDEAVAPSNPFLEEEEGLKKDSRLADLATELLMVATSRRSLHLYNISNTRGKVGTFCIFKTVYKIGEDVIGTFNFSEGDIPCLQFSVSLQTEESIQEEFQRRRGQPVSFTVHARHQESCLHTAQSSFSLPIPLSSTPGFTTNVVSLKWRLHFEFVTSGESTGTCLVRGSQSEAVTWTGVEQMEVDTFSWDLPIKVLPTNPILASYVSQFSSTNSITI, from the exons ATGATCGAAGTGTTGGCCAAGCTGGGCCGTGGGCCTGTGTTCCTGGCAGGGGAGGTGCTGGACTGTGTGATCACCTTCACCAACCCATTATCAGCCTCATCGACCTCTGCCAGCAG TGAGATGCTGGCATGGGCCAGCGCCCAGATCCACTGCCAATTTCACGCCAGCGAGAACCGGGTAGCGCTCCCTCCCTCTGATGGCAGCAAGCATGATGTGCAGGCAGAGAATGAGACCGTCTTTGTCCCCAACAGAG GAGAGCGAGGTCAGTGTATCCTGTCCACCCCACCAAAGATCCTCTTCTGTGACTTGCGACTGGATCCTGGGGAGTCCAAGTCCT ATTCATACTGTGAGACACTGCCGGTTGATGGTCCCCCGTCTTTTCGGGGACAATCTGTGAAGTATGTGTACAAGCTGACCATTGGCTGCCAGCGTGTCAACTCCCCCATCAAGCTCCTGCGCGTGCCCTTCCGTGTCCTCGTGCTGCACG GGCTCAAGGATTACCAGTTCCCACAGGATGAGGCTGTTGCACCCTCAAACCCCtttctggaggaggaggagggcttGAAGAAAGATTCTCGCCTGGCAGACCTAGCGACAGAACTGCTCATGGTGGCCACCTCCCGACGCAGCCTGC ACCTGTATAACATCAGCAACACTCGTGGGAAGGTGGGGACGTTCTGCATCTTTAAGACTGTGTATAAGATCGGAGAGGATGTCATTGGAACCTTCAACTTCTCAGAAGGAGACATCCCATGTCTGCAG TTCTCAGTGAGCCTGCAGACAGAGGAGAGCATCCAGGAGGAATTCCAGCGCCGGCGCGGGCAGCCTGTCTCCTTCACTGTGCACGCCCGCCATCAGGAGTcctgcctgcacacagcacagagcagcttcagTCTGCCCATCCCGCTCAGCTCAACACCAGGATTCACCACCAATGTTG TGTCCCTGAAATGGAGGCTGCACTTTGAGTTTGTGACTTCTGGGGAGTCAACGGGGACTTGCTTGGTTCGTGGGAGCCAGTCAGAAGCTGTCACCTGGACTGGGGTGGAGCAGATGGAAGTGGACACCTTCAGCTGGGACTTGCCCATCAAAGTTCTTCCCACCAACCCCATCTTGGCTTCCTATGTATCTCAGTTCTCCAGCACTAACTCCATCACCATCTGA
- the RGP1 gene encoding RAB6A-GEF complex partner protein 2 isoform X1, which produces MIEVLAKLGRGPVFLAGEVLDCVITFTNPLSASSTSASSEMLAWASAQIHCQFHASENRVALPPSDGSKHDVQAENETVFVPNRGERGQCILSTPPKILFCDLRLDPGESKSYSYCETLPVDGPPSFRGQSVKYVYKLTIGCQRVNSPIKLLRVPFRVLVLHGKATHCPPCMASRAAPCPADTLTFFPGLKDYQFPQDEAVAPSNPFLEEEEGLKKDSRLADLATELLMVATSRRSLHLYNISNTRGKVGTFCIFKTVYKIGEDVIGTFNFSEGDIPCLQFSVSLQTEESIQEEFQRRRGQPVSFTVHARHQESCLHTAQSSFSLPIPLSSTPGFTTNVVSLKWRLHFEFVTSGESTGTCLVRGSQSEAVTWTGVEQMEVDTFSWDLPIKVLPTNPILASYVSQFSSTNSITI; this is translated from the exons ATGATCGAAGTGTTGGCCAAGCTGGGCCGTGGGCCTGTGTTCCTGGCAGGGGAGGTGCTGGACTGTGTGATCACCTTCACCAACCCATTATCAGCCTCATCGACCTCTGCCAGCAG TGAGATGCTGGCATGGGCCAGCGCCCAGATCCACTGCCAATTTCACGCCAGCGAGAACCGGGTAGCGCTCCCTCCCTCTGATGGCAGCAAGCATGATGTGCAGGCAGAGAATGAGACCGTCTTTGTCCCCAACAGAG GAGAGCGAGGTCAGTGTATCCTGTCCACCCCACCAAAGATCCTCTTCTGTGACTTGCGACTGGATCCTGGGGAGTCCAAGTCCT ATTCATACTGTGAGACACTGCCGGTTGATGGTCCCCCGTCTTTTCGGGGACAATCTGTGAAGTATGTGTACAAGCTGACCATTGGCTGCCAGCGTGTCAACTCCCCCATCAAGCTCCTGCGCGTGCCCTTCCGTGTCCTCGTGCTGCACGGTAAGGCCACACACTGCCCTCCCTGCATGGCAAGCCGGGCtgcaccctgccctgctgataCTCTCACCTTCTTCCCAGGGCTCAAGGATTACCAGTTCCCACAGGATGAGGCTGTTGCACCCTCAAACCCCtttctggaggaggaggagggcttGAAGAAAGATTCTCGCCTGGCAGACCTAGCGACAGAACTGCTCATGGTGGCCACCTCCCGACGCAGCCTGC ACCTGTATAACATCAGCAACACTCGTGGGAAGGTGGGGACGTTCTGCATCTTTAAGACTGTGTATAAGATCGGAGAGGATGTCATTGGAACCTTCAACTTCTCAGAAGGAGACATCCCATGTCTGCAG TTCTCAGTGAGCCTGCAGACAGAGGAGAGCATCCAGGAGGAATTCCAGCGCCGGCGCGGGCAGCCTGTCTCCTTCACTGTGCACGCCCGCCATCAGGAGTcctgcctgcacacagcacagagcagcttcagTCTGCCCATCCCGCTCAGCTCAACACCAGGATTCACCACCAATGTTG TGTCCCTGAAATGGAGGCTGCACTTTGAGTTTGTGACTTCTGGGGAGTCAACGGGGACTTGCTTGGTTCGTGGGAGCCAGTCAGAAGCTGTCACCTGGACTGGGGTGGAGCAGATGGAAGTGGACACCTTCAGCTGGGACTTGCCCATCAAAGTTCTTCCCACCAACCCCATCTTGGCTTCCTATGTATCTCAGTTCTCCAGCACTAACTCCATCACCATCTGA
- the GBA2 gene encoding non-lysosomal glucosylceramidase: protein MAAVAAEGPLMRRYEGAAQGRGVAADGWRVCLAHSFEELRQPYGAGDVPLRDVLRHIGFALRYFRWWIKKTRIEKKSAFIDLLCAVPLQQIYGCPLGGIGGGTITRGWRGEFCRWQLNPGLYHYETVIANQFTVCLRCKGQTIYQQVLSVERPSSLQGWNWGYCGHYAFYHALYPRAWLVYELPGQSVVLTCRQVSPVIPHDYKDSSLPVGVFIWEVENGRDEDVEVSIMFSLQNGMGAKEDRSGGHWNEPFTFQKDGERVAGVLLHHCPAMNPFTLAISAREKAGTEVTHVTAFNPTGLGREVWQDLLQDGRLHSPAGKSRPTEKGEVTAAAVCASCRVPAHGHKTLELALAWDMPCVHFGSKEKLHLRRYTRFFGSEGKAAPSLSHYALTHYEEWERKIEAWQNPILENSQLPSWYKSALFNELYFMTDGGTIWMEVPPDCCAEELQGPAGAGLSHLLPVLREYGRFAYLEGQEYRMYNTYDVHFYASFALIMLWPKLQISLQYDTAVTVVNEDVQPRQYLMCGQTAQVKMKNVVPHDIGDPDDEPWQRVNAYLMHNTANWKDLNLKFVLQVYRDYYLTRDSLYLRDMWPVCQAVMESELKFDTDHDGLIENGGFADQTYDAWVVHGASAYCGGLWLAAVCMMCKMAEVLGDTEIRQKYLDILNKGKEAFERMLWNGKYYNYDSSGSETSSSIMSDQCAGQWFLGACGLDEGEFEVFPKSHVLSALKTIFENNVLGFAGGAMGAVNGMRPDGVPDTSSVQSNEVWIGVVYALAATMIQEGMVEEGFRTAEGCYRTVWERLGMAFQTPEAYREKKVYRSLAYMRPLSIWSMQLALERRADQTAAPAQLPQGPAHP from the exons AtggcggcggtggcggcggaGGGGCCGCTGATGCGGCGCTACGAGGGGGCAGCGCAGGGCCGCGGTGTGGCGGCGGACGGCTGGCGCGTCTGCCTGGCACACAGCTTCGAGGAGCTGCGGCAGCCCTACGGCGCCGGGGACGTGCCGCTCCGCGATGTCCTGCGGCACATCGGCTTCGCCTTGCG ATACTTCAGGTGGTGGATCAAGAAGACCCGCATAGAGAAGAAATCTGCCTTCATTGACCTTTTGTGTGCTGTTCCTTTGCAGCAGATCTATG GGTGCCCGCTGGGCGGGATCGGGGGAGGCACCATCACCCGTGGCTGGCGGGGGGAGTTCTGCCGCTGGCAGCTGAACCCTGGCCTTTACCACTATGAAACAGTCATCGCCAATCAG TTCACGGTGTGCCTGCGGTGCAAGGGGCAGACGATTTACCAGCAGGTCTTGTCCGTGGAGAGacccagcagcctgcagggctggaactgGGGCTACTGCGGCCACTACGCCTTTTACCATGCCCTGTACCCCCGTGCCTGGCTGGTCTACGAGCTGCCGGGGCAGAGTGTGGTGCTGACTTGCCGACAGGTCTCTCCTGTCATCCCCCATGACTATAAG GACTCCAGCTTGCCCGTGGGAGTGTTCATCTGGGAGGTGGAGAACGGGAGGGATGAGGACGTGGAAGTGTCCATCATGTTCAGCCTGCAGAACGGCATGGGAGCGAAGGAGGACAGGAGTGGAGGGCACTGGAATGAGCCCTTCACCTTCCAGAAGGATGGCGAGCGGGTTGCTGGAGTCCTGCTGCACCACTGCCCGGCCATGAACCCCTTCACCCTGGCCATCTCTGCCCGGGAGAAG gctggcacagaaGTCACCCATGTCACGGCATTCAATCCCACCGGACTGGGTAGAGAGGTGTGGCAGGACCTCCTGCAGGATGGCAGGCTGCATTCACCCGCCG GTAAAAGCAGGCCAACAGAGAAgggggaggtgacagcagcagcagtgtgtgccagctgcagggtgCCTGCCCATGGGCACAAGACGCTAGAGCTGGCCCTGGCTTGGGACATGCCCTGTGTTCACTTTGGCTCCAAGGAGAAGCTGCACCTCAG GCGGTACACCAGGTTTTTTGGCAGTGAAGGCAAAGCCGCTCCTTCCTTGTCCCATTATGCCCTGACACACTACGAGGAGTGGGAGAGGAAGATCGAAGCGTGGCAGAATCCCATTTTGGAGAACAG CCAGCTGCCTTCCTGGTACAAGTCAGCCCTCTTCAACGAGCTCTACTTTATGACGGATGGGGGGACCATCTGGATGGAGGTGCCCCCTGattgctgtgctgaggagctgcaggggccGGCGGGGGCAGGgctctcccacctcctccctgtCCTGCGGGAATACGGAAGGTTTGCTTATTTGGAAG gCCAGGAGTACCGGATGTACAACACCTACGATGTCCATTTCTACGCCTCCTTTGCTCTCATCATGCTGTGGCCCAAGCTGCAGATCAGCCTGCAGTATGACACTG CTGTCACTGTGGTGAACGAGGATGTCCAGCCCCGGCAGTACCTGATGTGTGGTCAGACAGCCCAGGTGAAGATGAAGAATGTTGTGCCACATGACATTGGGGACCCAG ATGATGAGCCATGGCAGCGTGTCAATGCCTACCTGATGCACAACACTGCTAACTGGAAGGACCTCAACCTGAAGTTTGTGCTGCAGGTGTACCGTGACTACTACCTGACACGTGATTCCCTGTACCTGCGGGACATGTGGCCAGTGTGCCAG GCTGTGATGGAGTCGGAGCTGAAGTTTGATACAGATCATGATGGGCTCATTGAAAACGGTGGCTTTGCTGACCAGACGTATGACGCGTGGGTGGTGCATGGAGCCAG TGCTTACTGTGGCGGACTGTGGCTGGCTGCTGTCTGCATGATGTGCAAGATGGCAGAAGTGCTAGGGGATACCGAGATCCGGCAGAAATACCTGGACATCCTCAACAAGGGCAAGGAGGCATTTGAGAGGATGCTCTGGAATG gAAAGTACTACAACTATGATAGCAGTGGAAGTGAAACGTCCAGCAGCATCATGTCAGACCAGTGTGCTGGGCAGTGGTTTCTTGGAGCTTGTGGTCTGGATGAAGGGGAGTTTGAG GTTTTCCCCAAGAGTCACGTTCTCAGTGCGCTCAAGACCATCTTTGAGAACAACGTGCTGGGCTTTGCGGGTGGTGCAATGGGGGCAGTGAACGGCATGAGACCTGATGGTGTGCCCGACACCTCCAGCGTCCAGTCCAACGAGGTGTGGATCGGTGTTGTCTACGCCCTGGCTGCCACCATGATCCAGGAG GGCATGGTGGAGGAAGGTTTCCGTACAGCGGAGGGCTGCTACCGGACAGTTTGGGAACGGCTGGGCATGGCTTTCCAGACCCCGGAGGCCTACCGCGAGAAGAAGGTGTACCGCTCGCTGGCCTACATGCGGCCCCTCAGCATCTGGAGCATGCAGCTGGCCCTGGAGCGCCGGGCAGACCAGACAGCGGCACCCGCACAGCTCCCCCAGGGCCCGGCCCACCCCTGA